Proteins from one Bradyrhizobium amphicarpaeae genomic window:
- a CDS encoding ABC transporter permease: protein MLNFLARRIAQIVPTLFFVSVLIFSLQQLLPGDPALVMAGEERDPAVIEQIRQQYKLDQPIPVQYLYWLKGVLTGNFGESLRNKMPVRELIAQKLPVTLQLGSMAILIAFLIGIPAGIISAVKKGTAWDYGANLFALWGISTPNFWLGIMLIFLFSIKLGWLPASGYVPLTENWRASLAATIMPAFVLGNAISAVLMRHTRSAMLQVLESDYVRTARAKGLSERSVILKHAMRNALTPIITLGALELGTLLSGAVLTEQIFSIPGFGKLIVDAVFNRDYAVVQGVVLVTATVYITLNLVADIAYILVNPRLRG from the coding sequence ATGCTGAACTTCCTAGCACGCCGCATCGCGCAGATCGTGCCGACGCTGTTTTTCGTGTCGGTGCTGATCTTCTCGCTCCAGCAATTGCTGCCGGGCGACCCCGCACTGGTGATGGCCGGCGAGGAGCGCGATCCCGCCGTGATCGAGCAGATCCGGCAGCAGTACAAGCTCGATCAGCCGATCCCGGTGCAATATTTGTACTGGCTCAAGGGAGTCCTCACCGGCAATTTCGGCGAGTCCTTGCGCAACAAGATGCCGGTGCGCGAGCTGATCGCGCAAAAATTGCCGGTCACGCTTCAACTCGGTTCGATGGCGATCCTGATCGCCTTCCTCATCGGCATTCCCGCCGGCATCATCTCCGCGGTGAAGAAGGGCACCGCCTGGGACTACGGCGCCAACCTGTTCGCGCTGTGGGGCATCTCGACGCCGAATTTCTGGCTCGGGATCATGCTGATCTTCCTGTTCTCGATCAAGCTCGGCTGGCTGCCGGCATCGGGCTATGTCCCGCTCACCGAGAACTGGCGCGCGAGCCTTGCCGCCACCATCATGCCGGCCTTCGTGCTCGGCAATGCGATCTCCGCGGTCCTGATGCGGCATACCCGTAGCGCCATGCTTCAGGTGCTGGAGAGCGATTATGTCCGCACCGCGCGCGCGAAGGGGCTTTCCGAACGCTCGGTGATCCTCAAGCATGCCATGCGCAATGCGCTGACGCCCATCATCACGCTCGGCGCGCTGGAGCTCGGCACGCTGCTGTCCGGCGCCGTCCTGACCGAGCAGATCTTCTCCATTCCCGGTTTTGGCAAGCTGATCGTGGACGCCGTCTTCAACCGCGACTACGCGGTGGTGCAGGGCGTCGTGCTGGTCACGGCCACGGTCTACATCACGCTGAACCTCGTCGCCGATATCGCCTATATCCTCGTCAATCCCAGGCTGAGGGGCTAG
- a CDS encoding ABC transporter permease: protein MSEAVVPHTAEKRAAAPDWFRRTLDGDLFYSFRRSKITMIAAGVTLLFFLVAIFAPLLSVQNPFDPAQLQLMNSRISPLWTADGQSPFLLGTDEQGRDVLSAILYGLRISLLVGVLGVVLSGAIGILLGLTAGYFGGAVDGLIMRIADVQLSFPAILIALLINGIAKSVFGNKLDEMSMLAVLVFAIGLSFWVQYARTVRGSVLIEKNKDYVAAAQLIGLPAPVIMLRHVLPNTTGPILVIATINLALAIITEATLSFLGSGMPETMPSLGTLIRIGNGYLFAGEWWIVAFPGIALAALILSINLLGDWLRDALNPKLR from the coding sequence ATGAGCGAGGCCGTCGTTCCCCACACTGCCGAGAAACGTGCCGCCGCCCCTGACTGGTTCAGGCGCACGCTCGACGGCGATTTGTTCTACTCGTTCCGCCGCTCCAAGATCACCATGATCGCGGCCGGCGTGACGCTGCTGTTCTTTCTGGTCGCGATCTTCGCCCCGCTGCTGTCGGTGCAGAATCCATTCGATCCGGCACAGCTGCAATTGATGAATTCGCGCATCTCGCCGCTCTGGACTGCAGACGGCCAGAGCCCGTTCCTGCTCGGCACCGACGAGCAAGGCCGCGACGTGCTGTCCGCGATCCTCTATGGCCTGCGCATCTCGCTGCTCGTCGGCGTGCTCGGCGTCGTCCTCTCCGGTGCGATCGGCATCCTGCTCGGGTTGACGGCCGGCTATTTCGGCGGCGCCGTCGACGGGCTGATCATGCGCATTGCCGACGTGCAGCTTTCGTTTCCGGCCATCCTGATCGCGCTCTTGATCAACGGGATCGCCAAATCGGTCTTTGGCAACAAGCTCGACGAGATGAGCATGCTGGCGGTCCTGGTGTTCGCGATTGGCCTGAGCTTCTGGGTCCAGTACGCGCGGACGGTGCGCGGCTCGGTGCTGATCGAGAAGAACAAGGACTATGTCGCAGCCGCGCAATTGATCGGTCTGCCGGCTCCGGTGATCATGCTGCGCCACGTGCTTCCGAACACCACGGGACCAATCCTGGTGATCGCGACCATCAACCTCGCGCTCGCCATCATCACCGAAGCAACGCTGTCCTTCCTCGGCTCAGGCATGCCTGAGACCATGCCGTCGCTCGGCACGCTGATCCGTATCGGGAACGGCTACCTGTTCGCCGGCGAATGGTGGATTGTCGCATTCCCCGGCATTGCACTTGCGGCGCTCATCCTGTCGATCAATCTGCTCGGCGACTGGCTGCGCGACGCTCTCAACCCGAAGCTTCGATGA
- a CDS encoding DUF1028 domain-containing protein, translating to MTWSIIAKDPATGQFGIAVATRFFAVGARVPYIAAGVGAIATQAFVNPYYGIDGLKLLREGLNVHDVLAALLATDDGRESRQLHIMDASGEIAAHTGRDCVDWCGHIAGSGFSIAGNMLAGADVLDETAKTYLANDSLPFPRRLLAAMRAGEAAGGDKRGKQSAALLIHGEEEWPALDIRADDHPDPLGELERLERVSQELWVHFRPSMPTRQNPAGNTDRSVIDATIAAARARQA from the coding sequence ATGACTTGGTCGATCATCGCGAAAGACCCTGCCACCGGCCAGTTCGGCATCGCGGTCGCGACCCGATTCTTCGCCGTCGGCGCGCGCGTGCCCTACATCGCGGCCGGCGTCGGCGCCATCGCGACCCAGGCCTTCGTCAATCCCTATTACGGCATCGACGGCCTCAAGCTGCTGCGTGAAGGCCTCAATGTGCATGACGTTCTGGCCGCGCTGCTCGCCACCGACGACGGCCGCGAGAGCCGGCAGCTCCACATCATGGATGCCAGCGGCGAGATCGCCGCCCATACCGGGCGCGACTGTGTCGACTGGTGCGGCCACATTGCGGGCAGCGGCTTTTCGATCGCCGGCAACATGCTGGCCGGCGCCGACGTGCTCGATGAGACCGCGAAGACCTATCTCGCCAATGACAGCCTGCCCTTCCCGCGCCGCCTGCTCGCGGCGATGCGCGCGGGCGAAGCCGCCGGCGGCGACAAGCGCGGCAAGCAGTCCGCCGCGCTTCTGATCCACGGCGAGGAGGAATGGCCGGCGCTGGATATCCGCGCCGACGACCATCCCGATCCGCTCGGCGAGCTCGAACGGCTCGAACGCGTCAGCCAGGAGCTCTGGGTGCACTTCCGCCCCTCGATGCCGACGCGGCAAAATCCGGCGGGCAATACCGATCGCAGCGTCATCGACGCCACCATCGCCGCGGCACGGGCAAGGCAGGCATGA
- a CDS encoding ABC transporter ATP-binding protein → MSAPFVQATNLRRVFDVSKPWLNRVLEGGHLEYLKAVDHVTFDIRKGETFALVGESGSGKTTVARMVVGLLPPTSGDVLIDGVSMTDPRQAPVRRKLRRRIQMIFQDPYASLNPRFRVDAIIAEPIRAFDLIQGERDIQARVGELLSLVGLHPDDRFKFPHEFSGGQRQRIAIARALASDAEFIVCDEPTSALDVSVQAQILNLMRDLQDKFGLTYMFISHNLAVVRHMASRVGVMYLGRIVEIAEGKELFAHPRMPYTKMLLGAVPDLAMSGRQRIPVKGEIPNPINPPPGCAFNPRCPLAFDLCRKQAPELIDGVACHAVNTAPVPA, encoded by the coding sequence ATGAGCGCTCCCTTCGTCCAGGCCACAAATCTGCGCCGGGTGTTCGACGTTTCAAAACCCTGGCTCAACCGCGTGCTCGAAGGCGGGCATCTCGAATATCTCAAGGCGGTCGATCACGTCACCTTCGACATCAGGAAGGGCGAGACGTTTGCCCTGGTCGGCGAATCCGGTTCAGGCAAGACCACCGTGGCGCGGATGGTCGTCGGCCTGCTGCCGCCAACTTCGGGCGACGTGCTGATCGACGGCGTCTCGATGACCGATCCGCGGCAGGCGCCGGTGCGTCGCAAGCTGCGCCGTCGCATCCAGATGATCTTCCAGGATCCCTATGCCAGCCTCAATCCGCGCTTCCGCGTCGATGCCATCATCGCCGAGCCGATCCGCGCCTTCGACCTGATCCAGGGCGAGCGCGACATCCAGGCCCGCGTCGGCGAGCTGCTCAGCCTCGTCGGCCTGCATCCCGACGACCGATTCAAGTTTCCGCACGAATTCTCCGGCGGCCAGCGCCAGCGCATCGCAATTGCCCGGGCGCTCGCATCGGATGCAGAGTTCATCGTCTGCGACGAGCCGACCTCGGCGCTCGACGTCTCCGTGCAGGCCCAGATCCTGAACCTGATGCGCGACCTCCAGGACAAGTTCGGCCTGACCTACATGTTCATCAGCCACAACCTTGCCGTGGTCCGCCACATGGCGAGCCGCGTCGGCGTGATGTATCTCGGCCGTATCGTCGAGATCGCGGAAGGCAAGGAATTGTTCGCCCACCCGCGCATGCCCTACACCAAGATGCTGCTCGGCGCCGTGCCTGACCTCGCCATGAGCGGGCGACAGCGCATTCCGGTGAAGGGCGAGATCCCGAACCCGATCAATCCGCCGCCCGGCTGCGCCTTCAATCCGCGCTGCCCGCTCGCGTTCGACCTCTGCCGCAAGCAAGCACCCGAGCTGATCGACGGCGTCGCCTGCCATGCGGTGAACACCGCGCCGGTCCCGGCGTGA
- a CDS encoding ABC transporter ATP-binding protein, translating to MSADPLIEITDLHIRFHGDDGRITHAVDGVDLSVANGATLGLVGESGCGKSVTSLAIMGLLPKQSAEISGAIRFDGFDLLKTPDQTLRDLRGNRLAMIFQEPMTSLNPSFTIGDQIIETILRHRGGSRKSARERAIELLRRVHIPSPERRIDEYPHKLSGGMRQRVMIAMALACDPRLLIADEPTTALDVTLQAQILELMRELKAASGAAIILITHDLGVVAEVCDEVAVMYAGEIVERAPVDELFSAPQHPYTVGLLGSIPRLDHRAEQLATIEGMVPNMAQPPAGCRFAARCPFVLDACTKAPPPLIEVSQDHLSRCIRAPLERLVS from the coding sequence ATGAGCGCGGATCCTCTCATTGAGATCACGGATCTGCATATCCGCTTTCACGGCGACGACGGCCGCATTACCCATGCCGTCGACGGCGTCGATCTCAGTGTCGCCAATGGCGCGACGCTCGGCCTCGTCGGCGAATCCGGCTGCGGCAAGAGCGTGACCTCGCTGGCCATCATGGGCCTGCTGCCGAAGCAGAGCGCGGAGATTTCGGGCGCGATCCGCTTCGACGGTTTCGACCTGCTGAAGACACCGGACCAGACGCTGCGCGACTTGCGCGGCAACCGGCTCGCGATGATCTTCCAGGAGCCGATGACCTCGCTCAACCCGAGCTTCACCATCGGCGACCAGATCATCGAGACGATCCTGCGCCACCGCGGCGGCTCGCGGAAGAGCGCGCGCGAGCGGGCGATCGAGCTGTTACGGCGGGTCCACATCCCCTCGCCCGAGCGTCGCATCGACGAATATCCGCACAAGCTGTCCGGCGGGATGCGCCAGCGCGTCATGATCGCGATGGCGCTCGCCTGCGATCCGCGCCTGCTGATCGCGGACGAGCCGACCACCGCGCTCGACGTCACCCTGCAGGCCCAGATCCTGGAGCTGATGCGGGAGCTGAAGGCGGCAAGCGGCGCCGCCATCATCCTGATCACCCACGATCTCGGCGTCGTCGCCGAGGTCTGCGACGAGGTCGCGGTGATGTATGCCGGCGAGATCGTCGAGCGCGCGCCGGTGGACGAATTGTTCTCCGCCCCGCAGCATCCCTACACGGTCGGCCTGCTCGGCTCGATCCCGCGGCTCGACCATCGCGCCGAACAGCTCGCAACGATCGAAGGCATGGTGCCGAACATGGCGCAGCCGCCGGCCGGCTGCCGCTTCGCCGCGCGCTGCCCGTTCGTGCTGGACGCCTGCACCAAGGCCCCGCCGCCATTGATCGAAGTCAGCCAAGACCACCTCTCGCGCTGCATCCGCGCGCCGCTCGAACGTCTGGTGTCGTGA
- a CDS encoding ABC transporter ATP-binding protein, with protein MTEPILSVRNLQVEFASRRGTLRAIDGVSFDIAKGEVLGVVGESGAGKSVTGLAVIGLIDPPGRIAGGEIRLAGLRIDNLPPEEMRRIRGKRIGMIFQDPLTSLNPLYRVGDQIVETIRTHLNLSETAARRRAIDLLAEVGIPAPDKRIDGYPHEFSGGMRQRVVIALAICAEPELIIADEPTTALDVSVQAQIISLIKRLGRDHGTAVMLVTHDMGVIAETSDRVAVMYAGRVAEIGPVQDVVQNPLHPYAKGLMGAIPTLAGDDKRLMQIPGSMPRLSAIPRGCSFNPRCAFAFDRCRVDRPEPLPRGAQSVACHLYDDVPAESAA; from the coding sequence ATGACCGAACCAATTCTCTCCGTCCGCAACCTTCAGGTGGAGTTCGCCTCCCGCCGCGGCACGCTGCGCGCCATCGACGGCGTCTCCTTCGACATCGCCAAGGGCGAGGTGCTGGGCGTGGTCGGCGAATCCGGCGCCGGCAAGTCCGTCACCGGCCTTGCCGTGATCGGCCTGATCGACCCGCCCGGCCGCATCGCCGGCGGCGAGATCCGTCTCGCCGGGCTGCGTATCGACAATCTGCCGCCCGAGGAGATGCGCCGCATCCGTGGAAAACGGATCGGCATGATCTTCCAGGACCCCCTCACCTCGCTCAATCCGCTCTACCGGGTCGGCGACCAGATCGTCGAGACGATCAGGACGCACCTGAACCTGTCCGAGACGGCCGCCCGCCGCCGTGCCATCGACCTGCTTGCCGAGGTCGGCATTCCCGCGCCGGACAAGCGCATCGACGGCTACCCGCACGAATTCTCCGGCGGCATGCGCCAGCGCGTCGTGATTGCGCTTGCGATCTGCGCCGAGCCGGAGCTGATCATCGCCGACGAGCCGACCACCGCGCTCGACGTCTCCGTACAGGCGCAGATCATCTCGCTGATCAAGCGGCTCGGACGCGACCACGGCACCGCCGTGATGCTGGTGACGCACGACATGGGCGTGATCGCGGAGACTTCCGACCGCGTCGCCGTGATGTATGCCGGCCGCGTCGCCGAGATCGGTCCGGTGCAGGACGTGGTGCAAAATCCGCTGCATCCCTATGCCAAGGGCTTGATGGGCGCGATTCCGACGCTGGCAGGCGACGACAAGCGTCTCATGCAGATTCCCGGCTCGATGCCGCGGCTGTCGGCGATCCCGCGCGGCTGCTCGTTCAATCCGCGCTGCGCGTTCGCGTTCGACCGCTGTCGCGTCGATCGGCCCGAACCGCTGCCGCGCGGCGCACAATCGGTCGCCTGCCACCTCTATGACGACGTACCAGCGGAGAGCGCGGCATGA
- a CDS encoding gamma-glutamyltransferase family protein, with the protein MSNINPDPFTTRPEIEGTFGVVATTHWIATAVGMAILEKGGNAFDAGVATAFTLQVVEPHLNGPGGDVPVIVHDVKRGRTEVICGQGPAPARATIAHYKSEGLDMVPGTGLLAACVPGTFESWMMLLRDYGTMRLRDVLEPAISYARDGYPLVERACATIQTVEQLFRKHWPTSAAVYLPNGEVPKPGTLFTNTTLAATYARILSEAESGGGGRDAEIERARKAWSQGFVAEAIDKFCRTQEVMDVSGTPHRGVLSADDMARWLPTVEAPLTYDYGRYTVCKAGVWSQGPVTLQQLALLKGFALDGLDPTGPEFIHLQIECAKLAFADREKFYGDPEFSEIPIATLLSDAYNDERRKLVTEKASLDLRPGAVEGFGGVVKLRRAEGQREAVGALGAGEPTVGRFGEVRGDTVHFDIIDKAGNMVSSTPSGGWLQSSPVIPELGFCLGSRAQMFDLEENQPSSLAPGKRPRTTLSPTMALRDGEPYLAWGSPGGDQQDQWITQFFLRHVHCNLNLQESIDAPAWHSEHFPISFWPRTARPGVLVVENRVPKATIDNLRERGHIVEVGPDWSEGRLTAASRVGVRRRAAANPRGMQGYAAGR; encoded by the coding sequence ATGTCCAACATCAATCCCGATCCGTTCACGACGCGCCCCGAGATCGAGGGCACGTTCGGGGTGGTCGCCACCACGCACTGGATCGCGACCGCCGTCGGCATGGCCATCCTCGAAAAGGGCGGCAACGCCTTCGACGCCGGCGTCGCCACGGCCTTCACGCTCCAGGTGGTCGAGCCGCATCTGAACGGCCCCGGCGGCGACGTGCCTGTTATCGTCCACGACGTCAAGCGCGGCCGCACCGAGGTGATCTGCGGCCAAGGCCCGGCCCCGGCGCGCGCCACCATCGCGCATTACAAGAGCGAAGGCCTCGACATGGTGCCCGGCACCGGCCTGCTCGCGGCCTGCGTCCCCGGCACGTTCGAATCCTGGATGATGCTGCTGCGCGACTACGGCACGATGCGCCTGCGCGACGTGCTGGAACCCGCGATCTCCTATGCGCGCGACGGCTATCCGCTGGTGGAGCGCGCCTGTGCCACGATCCAGACCGTGGAGCAGCTGTTCCGCAAGCATTGGCCGACCTCGGCCGCCGTCTACCTGCCGAATGGGGAGGTGCCGAAGCCCGGCACGCTGTTCACCAACACAACGCTGGCCGCGACCTACGCCCGTATCCTCAGTGAAGCCGAGAGCGGCGGCGGTGGCCGCGACGCCGAAATCGAGCGAGCGCGCAAAGCCTGGTCGCAGGGCTTCGTCGCGGAGGCCATCGACAAGTTCTGCCGGACGCAGGAGGTGATGGACGTCAGCGGCACACCGCATCGCGGCGTGCTCTCCGCCGACGACATGGCGCGCTGGCTGCCGACGGTCGAGGCGCCGCTCACCTACGATTACGGCCGCTACACGGTCTGCAAGGCCGGGGTCTGGAGCCAGGGTCCGGTGACGCTGCAGCAGCTCGCGCTGCTGAAGGGTTTTGCGCTCGACGGGCTCGATCCGACCGGACCCGAGTTCATCCATCTCCAGATCGAATGCGCCAAGCTCGCCTTTGCCGACCGCGAGAAATTCTACGGCGATCCTGAGTTCAGCGAGATCCCGATCGCGACGCTGCTGTCGGACGCCTATAACGACGAACGTCGCAAGCTGGTGACCGAGAAAGCTTCGCTCGATCTCCGGCCCGGCGCGGTCGAGGGCTTCGGCGGCGTGGTCAAGCTGCGCCGCGCCGAAGGCCAGCGTGAGGCCGTTGGCGCGCTCGGAGCCGGTGAGCCGACCGTGGGGCGCTTCGGCGAGGTGCGCGGCGACACCGTCCATTTCGACATCATCGACAAAGCCGGCAACATGGTGTCCTCGACGCCGTCGGGAGGCTGGCTGCAATCCTCGCCCGTCATTCCCGAACTGGGCTTCTGCCTCGGCAGCCGCGCACAGATGTTCGATCTGGAAGAGAACCAACCGAGTTCGCTCGCACCGGGCAAGCGGCCACGCACCACGCTGTCGCCGACCATGGCGCTCCGCGACGGCGAGCCTTATCTCGCCTGGGGCTCGCCCGGCGGCGACCAGCAGGACCAATGGATCACGCAATTCTTCCTGCGCCACGTCCATTGCAATCTCAACCTCCAGGAATCCATCGACGCGCCGGCCTGGCACTCCGAGCATTTCCCGATCTCGTTCTGGCCGCGCACCGCGCGTCCCGGCGTGCTCGTGGTCGAGAACCGCGTGCCGAAGGCGACCATCGATAATCTTCGCGAGCGCGGACACATCGTCGAGGTCGGACCGGACTGGTCGGAAGGCCGCCTCACCGCCGCCTCGCGCGTCGGTGTCCGCCGGCGCGCCGCCGCCAATCCGCGCGGCATGCAAGGCTACGCCGCGGGACGCTGA
- a CDS encoding ABC transporter substrate-binding protein yields the protein MSLMRLTILASAVLTSLAGAAQVQAQTTLRIGIAEDPDILDPSIGRTYVGRIVFSAFCDKLFDIDEKLNIVPQLALSHETSADGKEMTIKLRPGVKFHDGEPLDAEAAKFSLERHMMLPTSFRKSELASVDHVEVVDPLTIKLVLKTPYSPLIAQLTDRSGMMVSPKAAKEAGDKFGLHPVCAGPYKFVERVQQDRMVFEKFADYWNKDNVHIDRVVFQPIVDATVRLANLKSGGLDLIERVLATDIKDVRADPKLVLSTAPELGYLGLTVNIGNDKTKGSLSQSAKVRQALDLSIDREALNQVVFNGEFTPGNQWVSPTHPYYQKAFPVHGRDVAKAKALLKEAGVTTPVTVDYMIPKGAENEAVAQVVQSMAAEAGFDIKIRAVEFATTFKQAQAGEFQIFQINWSGRIDPDGNSYIFMRSKAPQNDGGYANPEADKLMEDGRATSNVEERKAIYAKLTKILLDDLPIIYIYHRTLLIAHTTKLQGYKQMPDGLVRVVGLKFK from the coding sequence ATGAGTTTGATGCGTTTGACAATCCTGGCGTCGGCCGTGCTGACGTCGCTCGCGGGCGCAGCCCAGGTTCAAGCCCAGACCACGCTTCGCATCGGCATCGCCGAGGACCCTGATATCCTCGATCCCAGCATCGGCCGCACCTATGTCGGCCGCATCGTGTTCTCCGCCTTCTGCGACAAGCTGTTCGATATCGACGAAAAGCTCAATATCGTGCCGCAGCTCGCGCTGTCCCACGAGACCTCGGCCGACGGCAAGGAGATGACGATCAAGCTCCGGCCGGGCGTGAAATTCCACGACGGCGAGCCGCTGGACGCGGAGGCCGCAAAATTCTCGCTCGAGCGTCACATGATGCTGCCGACCTCGTTCCGCAAGTCGGAGCTTGCCAGCGTCGACCATGTCGAGGTGGTCGATCCCCTCACGATCAAGCTGGTGCTGAAAACTCCCTACTCGCCGCTGATCGCCCAGCTCACCGACCGCTCCGGCATGATGGTGTCACCGAAGGCGGCCAAGGAGGCCGGCGACAAGTTCGGCCTGCATCCGGTCTGCGCCGGCCCCTACAAATTCGTCGAACGCGTCCAGCAGGACCGCATGGTGTTCGAGAAATTCGCCGATTACTGGAACAAGGACAATGTCCATATCGATCGCGTCGTATTCCAACCGATCGTCGACGCCACGGTGCGGCTCGCGAACCTCAAGTCAGGCGGTCTCGATCTGATCGAGCGCGTGCTCGCCACCGACATCAAGGACGTCCGGGCCGATCCCAAGCTGGTGCTGTCGACCGCGCCGGAGCTCGGCTATCTCGGCCTGACCGTCAATATCGGCAACGACAAGACCAAGGGGTCGCTGAGCCAGTCGGCGAAGGTGCGCCAGGCACTCGACCTCTCGATCGACCGCGAGGCCCTCAACCAGGTCGTCTTCAACGGCGAGTTCACCCCCGGCAACCAATGGGTCAGCCCGACGCATCCCTATTACCAGAAGGCCTTCCCGGTCCACGGTCGCGATGTCGCGAAGGCCAAGGCGCTGTTGAAGGAGGCCGGCGTCACGACGCCGGTGACGGTGGATTACATGATCCCCAAGGGGGCGGAGAACGAAGCCGTGGCCCAGGTCGTCCAATCCATGGCCGCCGAAGCCGGCTTCGACATCAAGATCCGCGCGGTCGAATTCGCCACGACCTTCAAGCAGGCCCAGGCCGGCGAATTCCAGATCTTCCAGATCAACTGGAGCGGCCGCATCGACCCCGACGGCAATTCCTACATCTTCATGCGCAGCAAGGCACCGCAGAACGACGGCGGGTACGCCAATCCGGAAGCCGACAAGTTGATGGAAGACGGGCGGGCGACGTCCAATGTCGAGGAGCGCAAGGCGATCTACGCCAAGCTGACAAAGATCCTGCTCGACGACTTGCCGATTATCTACATCTATCACCGCACGCTGCTGATCGCCCACACGACCAAGCTGCAGGGCTACAAGCAGATGCCCGACGGGCTGGTGCGCGTGGTCGGGCTGAAGTTCAAGTGA
- a CDS encoding ABC transporter ATP-binding protein: MALLEVNGLVKHFVAERSLFGRALAHVKAVDGVSFSLEAGKTLALVGESGCGKSTVSRLVLRLIEPDAGSVRFEGRDLLSLDAGGLRKFRREAQIIFQDPYASLNPRMTVGQILTEPLALHGLVPSAQRRERVAELLRLVGLEPRLARRYPHEFSGGQRQRIAIARALAVEPKLIICDEPVSALDVSIRSQILNLLRELQDRLGLAYIFVSHDLAVVKHIADHVAVMNLGQIVETAEADALFAAPCHPYSRALLSAIPVPKPQAKRSRIVLQGEIPSALNPPPGCRFHTRCPYVIARCRSEMPRLVADGIGHATACHRTSELPSSAAIVPSDGGFSPVLEKLVAAFSGGPEAVRGSGV, translated from the coding sequence ATGGCGTTGCTCGAGGTCAACGGCCTGGTCAAACATTTCGTCGCCGAACGCTCGCTGTTCGGGCGAGCGCTGGCACATGTCAAGGCGGTCGATGGCGTCAGCTTCTCGCTCGAGGCCGGCAAGACCCTGGCGTTGGTCGGCGAATCCGGCTGCGGCAAATCCACCGTCAGCCGGCTGGTGCTGCGGCTGATCGAGCCGGATGCCGGCTCGGTGCGCTTCGAGGGCCGCGACCTGCTCTCGCTCGATGCCGGCGGCTTGAGAAAATTCCGCCGCGAGGCGCAGATCATCTTTCAGGACCCTTACGCCTCGCTCAACCCGCGCATGACGGTCGGCCAGATCCTGACCGAACCGCTGGCGCTGCACGGCCTCGTGCCATCAGCGCAGCGGCGCGAGCGCGTCGCAGAGCTGTTGCGCCTGGTGGGGCTCGAGCCACGGCTGGCACGGCGATATCCGCACGAATTCTCCGGCGGCCAGCGCCAGCGCATCGCCATCGCCCGCGCCCTCGCGGTCGAACCGAAGCTGATCATCTGCGACGAGCCGGTCTCGGCGCTCGACGTCTCGATCCGCTCGCAGATCCTCAATTTGCTGCGCGAGTTGCAGGACCGTCTCGGCCTCGCCTACATTTTCGTCTCGCATGACCTCGCCGTGGTCAAGCACATCGCCGACCACGTCGCGGTGATGAATCTCGGCCAGATCGTCGAGACCGCAGAGGCCGATGCGCTGTTCGCAGCGCCGTGCCATCCCTATAGCCGGGCGCTCTTGTCGGCGATCCCCGTGCCTAAACCGCAGGCAAAGCGCAGCCGGATTGTGCTGCAGGGAGAGATCCCCAGCGCGCTGAATCCGCCGCCGGGATGCCGCTTCCACACCCGCTGCCCCTACGTCATCGCGCGCTGCCGCAGCGAGATGCCACGGCTGGTCGCGGATGGCATCGGACATGCAACGGCCTGTCACCGAACGTCGGAACTGCCGTCCTCAGCGGCGATCGTCCCGTCCGACGGCGGCTTTTCGCCGGTCCTCGAAAAATTGGTCGCCGCCTTCAGCGGCGGCCCGGAAGCAGTCCGCGGCAGCGGGGTTTAG